The sequence below is a genomic window from uncultured Stenotrophomonas sp..
GCCGCACCGATCCGCCGCTGCTCGACGGCGCGGTGGATGCGCTGCTGCAGCGGCACGGCGGCGGCCGCTGGAGCCGGGTGATTGCCTCGCCGCGCCGGCGTGCGCTGGATACCGCCACTGCGCTGTTGGCCGGCCGCGACCTGTTCTGCGAAATCCACCCGGACTGGGCCGAGCTGGACTTCGGCGACTGGGACGGCCGCCGCTACGACGAGATCCCCGCCGAGCAACTGGCCGGGTTGTACGACGCGCCGCATGCGCAGGTGCCGCCCAATGGCGAGAGCTGGCAGCAGTTCCGCTCGCGCATCGAAGTGCAGATACAGCGCTTGCTCGATGAGGACGAAGGTGGCGACCCGGTGCTGGTGGTCAGCCATGCCGGCGTGCTGCGGCTGGCGGTGTCGTGCGTGTGCGGCATGCCGCTGGCGGCGCTGTGGGCGCTGCGCATCGACTACGGCACGCGCCTGCGCCTGCGCGTGGAGCGTGACGACGATGGCCGGCTGTGGGGCGAACTGCTGGAGCTGTGCCAGCCATGAGCGTGCGCCGCCTGATCCTGGCCATCCAGTTCCTGACCCGGCTGCCGACGCCGCAGGTGAAGGATTTCCGCAACGACGACCTGAGCCGTTCGGCGGTGTACTACCCGCTGGTCGGCGCGATCATCGGCGTGCTGTTGGCGTTGCCGCTGTACCTGCTGGACGGGCGGCCGTGGCTGGCCGGCGTGCTGGCGCTGCTGCTGTGGGTATGGGTGACCGGCGCGCTGCACCTGGACGGGCTGGGCGACGTGGCCGACGCCTTCGGCGCCGCGCACCGCGACCCGCAGCGCTTCCTCGAGGTGCTCAAGGACCCGCACATGGGCGTGTTCGGCGTGGTCACGCTGGTCATGCAGCTGCTGCTCAAGTTCGTGCTGCTGGCCGAGCTTGCCGTCGGCCCGCTGTGGTACGGCATCGTGCTGGTGCCGGCATGGGCGCGCTGGGGCACGCTGTGGTGGAGCCGGCTGCTGCCGTCGCTGCATGGCGCCGGCATGGCCGAGCGCTTTTCGTGGCAGCTGAGCCTGCGGTCGGTGTGGCTGTGGGCGCTGCTGCTGGCGGCGTTCAACGGCATGCTGTTCCACGCGGCCAGCATGTCGATCATTGGGGCGATCGTACGGGCTGCTGCTGGCGGCGTTCACCGCGTTCGTGGCCTGGCCGTTGCTGCTGGCCTTGCTGCTGGTGCCGCTGGTTGCCTTCTACTGGCGGCACCGGCTGGGCGGCATTTCCGGCGATTGCCTCGGTGCCAGCGTCGAGGTCACCGAAAGCCTGCTGCTGCTGGCATTGGTACTGGTGGGGTAGATGCGGGGTTTGCCCTGCATGAAGCTTTCCCGGTGAAGTCCCGTGCGGGGCAAGCCCCGCAGCTACGGGTTCTCATCGAAATGGGGTTCGCCGGCTTCTTCCACTGTGGCTTCGGCCTGCACGTGGTGCTCCCGCACCGGGCCGGGCCGCTGCGCGCTGGGCACGGCCGACAGTGCGCCGGCCGCGGCCTCGTACTCGGCGACCAGTTGCTGGCGGCGCGGCTCGGGCACTTCCTGCCAATGGCAGCCGAGCAATGCCCCTTCCAGCGAATAGAGCAGGTTGAGGCTGGGCTTGAAGCCGGCGCGGCGCACCTTGACGAAGGCGCCGACCGCACCGGCCGCGGCCAGGTCCTCGGCGCTGCGCAGGCCCACCTGGCGCAGCCATGCCGCGCTCTTCGGGCCGATGTTGCGCAGCTTCAACGTGCTCACTGCAAGGCCCCGACGAACACGCCGGCGATGGCCTCCAGCCCGGCCTGGTCGTCGGCATCGAAGCGCGCGGGGACCGGGCTGTCGATGTCGAACACGCCGACCAGCTTGCCGTCGTGGAACAGCGGCACCACCAGCTCCGAGCGCGAGGCCGAGTCGCAGGCGATGTGGCCGGGGAAGGCGTTGACGTCCTCGACCCGCTGGGTCTGGCCGCTGCTGGCCGCTGCGCCGCACACGCCCTTGTGCAGCGGAATGCGCACGCAGGCCGGCAAGCCCTGGAATGGGCCGACCACCAGCTCGGTGCCGTCGAAGAAATAGAAGCCGACCCAATTCAGCTGCGGCAGCGCGTGGTAGACCAGCGCCGACAGGTTGGCGGCATTGGCGATGCGGTCGCCTTCGCCGTGGACCAGCGCGCGGGCCTGGGCCAGCAGCTTGTC
It includes:
- a CDS encoding conserved hypothetical protein (Evidence 4 : Homologs of previously reported genes of unknown function), which produces MILDLMRHASTGRRGHLDGRTDPPLLDGAVDALLQRHGGGRWSRVIASPRRRALDTATALLAGRDLFCEIHPDWAELDFGDWDGRRYDEIPAEQLAGLYDAPHAQVPPNGESWQQFRSRIEVQIQRLLDEDEGGDPVLVVSHAGVLRLAVSCVCGMPLAALWALRIDYGTRLRLRVERDDDGRLWGELLELCQP
- a CDS encoding Cobalamin synthase (fragment), with product MGRSYGLLLAAFTAFVAWPLLLALLLVPLVAFYWRHRLGGISGDCLGASVEVTESLLLLALVLVG
- a CDS encoding TfoX C-terminal domain family — its product is MSTLKLRNIGPKSAAWLRQVGLRSAEDLAAAGAVGAFVKVRRAGFKPSLNLLYSLEGALLGCHWQEVPEPRRQQLVAEYEAAAGALSAVPSAQRPGPVREHHVQAEATVEEAGEPHFDENP
- a CDS encoding conserved hypothetical protein (Evidence 4 : Homologs of previously reported genes of unknown function), with the translated sequence MVGPFQGLPACVRIPLHKGVCGAAASSGQTQRVEDVNAFPGHIACDSASRSELVVPLFHDGKLVGVFDIDSPVPARFDADDQAGLEAIAGVFVGALQ